The DNA segment TCTCCCCGGAGCGCGAGATGCTGCAGGCCCTGATCGACAGGAGCCAGGAATTCGTCACCGGCGAGGTGCGGGTGAAGCTCTACAAGGGCAATGTCGACGTGATCGGCCGGACCTCGCCCTACTCGCTCTACAATCAGGACCTCGTGACCTTCGAGGAAGGCGCCGTCGCCTATGACCACCGCGACGCCGCCGGCTTCATCAAGCTCAACGCGCTGCGGCTGCGCACGCTCGGCAGCCGCGCCCGCCAGATCGGCGAGTGACGGAAGGCGCGGGCCTGAACAGGCAATGGCGACCCATAGAGAAGGGGCGGCGCGCGTGAAGCGGCCGCCCCTTCGGCGTTAAGGGCGTTTCCTCAATTTCCGTGCCCGTGCGGGCGTCAGTCCAGCGGCACCTTGCGGTTGTCGCCAAGGTCGGGCGTGCGGCCCTGCATGCGGGCGGCGGCCATCTTCAGGGCGACCAGAACGCTGTTCGAGGGTCCGTCCCAGTATTCCGCGCTTTCGGGGATGAAGCGCAGCACCTGGATGTTCGGGTCGTTCTTGCCGCGCGGCCAGAAGGTGGAGGCCGCCTCGTTCCACAGCTCGTCGATCTTGGCCGGGTCGTGCATGACCTCGCTCTCGCCGGAAACGGAGAGGTAGTTGCGATCCGCCTTGTCGGCGAAGATCAGCGCCGATTGCGGGTCGCTCTCCAGTTCCTCGTCCTTGTGCCCGCGCTTGTCGGACAGGAACCAGACGCAGCCCTCGTCCCGCGCGACCATGGCGTGCATGGGCCGGCTGCGCAGGGTGAGGCCGTGCTTCGACACCAGCATGCAGGTGCGGATGTCGTCCATCATGTCCCAAACCTTGTCGATGGCCTGTTCGGTGGTCTTGCTGTCCATGGGATGTCTCCTTCTCAGGGAAGCAACACATGGGAGGGGGACGTGGTTCCCTCGAAGTCTCCCGGCGCGGGGGGGGGCGGTGCTACGTGCAAATCCGCTGTCATGCCGGAGTGGCAGGTCTATGGTAGCCCCTTGTCGCCTCAAGGAGATTGCCATGCCCTGGTCGCTCACCGTCGGACATGTCTACGGCACGGCGGTTCGCATCCACGTCACCTTCCTGATGTTCCTGGTCTGGATCTGGGCCGCCTATTACCAGCGCGGGGGCGCCGGCGCGGCGTGGGAGGGTGTGGCCTTCGTGGCGCTGCTGTTCCTGTGTGTGCTGCTGCATGAGTTCGGCCACATCTTCGCCGCCCGCCGCTACGGGGTGAAGACGCCGGAGGTGACGCTGTGGCCCTTTGGCGGCATCGCGCGGCTGGAGCGCATTCCCGAAAAGCCCTCCGAGGAACTCGTGGTCGCCATTGCCGGCCCGCTGGTGAATGTCGTCATCGCCCTGGTGCTGCTGGTGTTTCTGGGCGGGCATGTCGGCATCGAGCACATCGCCAATATCGAGAACCCGCAGACCAGCCTGCTCGCCAAGCTCGCCGCGGCCAACATCTTCCTCGTGGTGTTCAACCTGATCCCGGCCTTTCCCATGGATGGCGGGCGGGTGCTGCGGGCGCTGCTGGCCATGACCATGGGCCACGCCCAGGCGACCCAGATCGCGGCCTCGATCGGGCAGGCGCTGGCCATCGCCCTCGGGCTGCTGGGGATCTTCGGCAACCCGATGCTGATCATCATCGCGGTGTTCGTGTTCCTCGCCGCAAGCGGGGAGGCCGGCTCGGTGCAGATGAAGCAGGCGGCGCAGGGGCTGCTGGTTCAGGACGCCATGATCACGCAGTTCGAGACGCTGGGCCCGCAATCGAGCGTGGGCGATGCCGCCGAGGCGCTGATCCGCACCACGCAGAAGGAATTCCCCATCGTCGACGGCGCGGGGCATCTGCGCGGCGTGCTAACCCGCGACGCGATGATCCACGCGCTGCAGAAAAGCGGACCGGCGTCCTCCGTCATCGAGGCGATGCAGGGCGAGGTGCCCACCGTCCAGTCCCGCACGCCGCTCGATGCGGCGTTGCGGCTGCTGACCGAGAAGCGCGTACCCGTGGTCGGCGTGCTGGATGGAAGCGGCAAGCTGGTTGGCCTGCTGTCGCCGGAGAATGTCGGCGAGATGATGATGCTGCGCGCCGCGCGCCCCGACGCGCGCTTCGGGCCCTGGGCCCGGCGCGGCCCGGCGGGGCCGACATCGCCGTAGGGCCGCTAGAGC comes from the Ancylobacter pratisalsi genome and includes:
- a CDS encoding pyridoxamine 5'-phosphate oxidase family protein, producing MDSKTTEQAIDKVWDMMDDIRTCMLVSKHGLTLRSRPMHAMVARDEGCVWFLSDKRGHKDEELESDPQSALIFADKADRNYLSVSGESEVMHDPAKIDELWNEAASTFWPRGKNDPNIQVLRFIPESAEYWDGPSNSVLVALKMAAARMQGRTPDLGDNRKVPLD
- a CDS encoding site-2 protease family protein — encoded protein: MPWSLTVGHVYGTAVRIHVTFLMFLVWIWAAYYQRGGAGAAWEGVAFVALLFLCVLLHEFGHIFAARRYGVKTPEVTLWPFGGIARLERIPEKPSEELVVAIAGPLVNVVIALVLLVFLGGHVGIEHIANIENPQTSLLAKLAAANIFLVVFNLIPAFPMDGGRVLRALLAMTMGHAQATQIAASIGQALAIALGLLGIFGNPMLIIIAVFVFLAASGEAGSVQMKQAAQGLLVQDAMITQFETLGPQSSVGDAAEALIRTTQKEFPIVDGAGHLRGVLTRDAMIHALQKSGPASSVIEAMQGEVPTVQSRTPLDAALRLLTEKRVPVVGVLDGSGKLVGLLSPENVGEMMMLRAARPDARFGPWARRGPAGPTSP